DNA sequence from the Vicia villosa cultivar HV-30 ecotype Madison, WI linkage group LG3, Vvil1.0, whole genome shotgun sequence genome:
CGGTGACCACTTATCTGCTGAGCGAATGTCTGACTGTTTCGGTGGTAATGTCACCGGCGGGAAAATATCCGACGATTGCCGTAAAATATGCGATGGTGACCAATTGTCCGGCAACAAATTATCCGACTGTGTCGATAGCATTCTCGACGGAGAGAAAACATCTGGATGTAGATAAGTATCTGACAATAAAATATCCGAGGGCTTCCAATTGTTTGGCAAGAAATTACCTGACTGTGTGGGTGGCAATGTCACCGGCGAGAAAATATCCGACGGTAATCCTCTGTCAGGCAAGAAAATATCTGATTGTGGCAAAGTCACCGGCGAGAGAATATCCGACGGTTTCCGCTGCCAAGTGTTCTTCAAGAAAGTATCTGAAGGTATCGGGGGCAAATTCGCCTGAGAAAATGGTGGCAACGTCGCCGGCAAAAAGTTGTTACGCTGTATTTGCGGCAACGTCGGTGGTAAATAACGGTTATACTGTTTTTGCGGCAATACCGGTGGCAAAAAATTGTTATACTGCATTTGCGGTAATACCGGTGGCACAAAATTCTCATAAAGCAACGGCGGCAGAACCGCCGGTTCTGGCAATAAGATACCTGGAAACTGACTCGTTTGCACGCCATTATCCAACATCCGCATCATGTCATCGTCTCCGTTACTCCAAGAAGACCTTTCTTTCTTCTCCGGACTCGTTCTTTCATTCGAAGCAAGCCTCGCTGCCGGCGAAATAACTTCAGTGACTCTGGTGGGTTGATCGGTACCGGTGAGGCGCTGGATGACGTCTTTGAAGTCATGGGGAGCGACGTGGATGACTCGTTGTGGCACCGTATAGATAATTCGAGGCTCCTCTATCTGCTGGATGGAATTCTGAGGTTTTGGCAATGGCGGATTATTCTTGGTGATCTTGT
Encoded proteins:
- the LOC131657938 gene encoding uncharacterized protein LOC131657938, giving the protein MTPPNLPTGKPYSFLMNKERPSSRQNPLKVNKESHKITKNNPPLPKPQNSIQQIEEPRIIYTVPQRVIHVAPHDFKDVIQRLTGTDQPTRVTEVISPAARLASNERTSPEKKERSSWSNGDDDMMRMLDNGVQTSQFPGILLPEPAVLPPLLYENFVPPVLPQMQYNNFLPPVLPQKQYNRYLPPTLPQIQRNNFLPATLPPFSQANLPPIPSDTFLKNTWQRKPSDILSPVTLPQSDIFLPDRGLPSDIFSPVTLPPTQSGNFLPNNWKPSDILLSDTYLHPDVFSPSRMLSTQSDNLLPDNWSPSHILRQSSDIFPPVTLPPKQSDIRSADKWSPSKILSQDPWSPSDILSADTRQQSDVLSPATLPSAQSDTFSTDPWKQIESDIFRPLEVPPTPSDTGLSSDTFSPETILQRKRNEVFSPVLGPQSQTVLSYPHVWRKKNNVFEEPPEIIPADVVPPQRPSNQFNSYNYN